In the genome of Vicia villosa cultivar HV-30 ecotype Madison, WI linkage group LG7, Vvil1.0, whole genome shotgun sequence, one region contains:
- the LOC131619157 gene encoding uncharacterized protein LOC131619157: MPDLLQTISPFSIPVMDCEDTFAWKSVENGTLTIKHAYSFITNLVPQGEWSQFPWDIDTGPAHSMIVWRLLHNRLPTDDNLAVCNLQLPFTINKLEDCIKILKDSWNPQALAMIKASFAHTISQIWQTRNLLRFENKSIHWKSCISTITARVKLTGNLTTKKANDSMTCFAMLKAFGIEIHPRRQLRYTEILWCPPPIGWVKCNIDGVASGSPMLTACGGIFRDDKADHLFSFSAFLSGGTPVFSEFMAAILAIEKAKELNWNKLWIETDLPPTCLQRKYYIAAAKDRTLDQQPTPAQSASAN; encoded by the exons ATGCCTGATCTTTTGCAAACTATCTCCCCTTTCTCTATACCTGTCATGGATTGTGAGGACACCTTTGCCTGGAAATCAGTGGAAAATGGCACCCTCACCATCAAGCATGCCTATTCCTTCATTACAAATCTGGTTCCTCAAGGTGAGTGGTCTCAGTTTCCTTGGGACATTGACACTGGTCCAGCTCATTCTATGATTGTTTGGAGGCTTTTACATAATCGGTTGCCAACGGATGACAATCTTGCTGT TTGCAATCTTCAGCTTCCTTTCACTATCAACAAGTTAGAGGATTGTATCAAGATTTTAAAGGATTCTTGGAACCCCCAGGCTCTGGCAATGATTAAAGCTAGCTTTGCTCACACTATTAGCCAGATTTGGCAAACAAGGAATTTACTCAGATTTGAAAACAAAAGCATACATTGGAAAAGCTGCATTTCTACCATCACTGCCCGTGTGAAGCTTACTGGTAATCTCACTACCAAAAAGGCTAATGACTCCATGACTTGTTTTGCCATGCTCAAAGCCTTTGGTATCGAGATTCATCCTCGTAGGCAGCTTCGATATACTGAAATTCTTTGGTGTCCTCCACCCATTGGTTGGGTCAAATGCAATATTGATGGTGTTGCCTCTGGTTCTCCAATGCTCACTGCTTGTGGTGGCATTTTTAGGGATGACAAGGCGGATCATTTATTCAGTTTCAGCGCCTTCTTAAGTGGTGGAACTCCTGTTTTTTCAGAGTTTATGGCAGCCATCCTTGCCATTGAGAAAGCTAAGGAATTGAACTGGAACAAGCTTTGGATCGAGACCGATT TACCACCAACTTGTTTACAAAGAAAATACTACATTGCTGCTGCcaaggatcgaaccctggaccaacAGCCTACACCCGCTCAGTCAGCAAGTGCCAACTGA
- the LOC131620626 gene encoding histone H4, translating to MSGRGKGGKGLGKGGAKRHRKVLRDNIQGITKPAIRRLARRGGVKRISGLIYEETRGVLKIFLENVIRDAVTYTEHARRKTVTAMDVVYALKRQGRTLYGFGG from the coding sequence ATGTCAGGAAGAGGTAAAGGAGGGAAGGGATTGGGAAAGGGTGGAGCAAAGCGTCATCGGAAAGTTCTTAGAGATAACATTCAAGGAATCACCAAACCTGCTATTCGTCGTCTTGCTAGACGCGGTGGTGTGAAGCGTATAAGTGGATTGATTTATGAAGAAACTCGTGGTGTCCTCAAGATCTTTCTCGAGAATGTTATTCGTGATGCTGTCACTTACACTGAACACGCTCGCCGCAAGACCGTAACCGCCATGGATGTTGTTTATGCGCTTAAGAGGCAAGGCAGGACCCTTTACGGTTTTGGTGGTTAG